One Kitasatospora sp. MAP12-44 DNA segment encodes these proteins:
- the purM gene encoding phosphoribosylformylglycinamidine cyclo-ligase, with protein MTSNDSGATYAAAGVDIEAGDRAVELMKQWVKKTNRPEVVGGLGGFAGLFDISALKRYERPLLASATDGVGTKVALAAAMDKHDTIGHDLVGMVVDDLVVCGAEPLFMTDYICVGKVHPERVAQIVKGIAEGCVLAGCALVGGETAEHPGLLGPDEYDVAGAGTGVVEADALLGADRVRAGDVVIAMAASGLHSNGYSLVRHVLLNQAGWKLDREVAEFGRTLGEELLEPTRIYSLDCLALTRATEIHAFSHVTGGGLAANLARVIPQGLHARLDRGTWTPLPVFQTVAEVGAMQTLEIEKTLNMGIGMVAVVPPESVDVVLAILEDRGVESWLLGDIVSHQDGAYEGGAALYGDYAG; from the coding sequence GTGACCAGCAACGATTCCGGTGCCACCTATGCCGCCGCGGGCGTCGACATCGAGGCGGGTGACCGCGCCGTCGAACTCATGAAGCAGTGGGTGAAGAAGACCAACCGCCCCGAGGTGGTCGGTGGCCTCGGCGGCTTCGCCGGCCTCTTCGACATCTCCGCCCTCAAGCGCTACGAGCGGCCGCTGCTGGCCTCGGCGACCGACGGGGTGGGCACCAAGGTCGCGCTGGCCGCCGCCATGGACAAGCACGACACCATCGGCCACGACCTGGTCGGCATGGTCGTCGACGACCTGGTGGTCTGCGGCGCCGAGCCGCTCTTCATGACCGACTACATCTGCGTCGGCAAGGTCCACCCCGAGCGGGTCGCCCAGATCGTCAAGGGCATCGCCGAGGGCTGCGTGCTGGCCGGCTGCGCGCTGGTCGGCGGCGAGACCGCCGAGCACCCGGGCCTGCTGGGCCCCGACGAGTACGACGTCGCGGGCGCCGGCACCGGCGTGGTCGAGGCCGACGCGCTGCTCGGCGCCGACCGGGTCCGCGCGGGCGACGTGGTGATCGCGATGGCCGCCTCCGGCCTGCACTCCAACGGCTACTCGCTGGTGCGCCACGTGCTGCTGAACCAGGCCGGCTGGAAGCTCGACCGCGAGGTGGCCGAGTTCGGCCGCACGCTGGGCGAGGAGCTGCTGGAGCCGACCCGGATCTACTCGCTGGACTGCCTGGCGCTCACCCGGGCCACCGAGATCCACGCGTTCTCGCATGTCACCGGCGGTGGCCTGGCCGCCAACCTGGCGCGGGTCATCCCGCAGGGCCTGCACGCCCGCCTGGACCGCGGCACCTGGACCCCGCTGCCGGTCTTCCAGACCGTGGCCGAGGTCGGCGCGATGCAGACCCTGGAGATCGAGAAGACCCTCAACATGGGCATCGGCATGGTCGCCGTCGTCCCGCCGGAGTCGGTGGACGTGGTGCTGGCGATCCTGGAGGACCGCGGCGTCGAGTCCTGGCTGCTGGGCGACATCGTCTCGCACCAGGACGGCGCCTACGAGGGTGGCGCGGCGCTCTACGGCGACTACGCCGGCTGA
- a CDS encoding DUF3073 domain-containing protein gives MGRGRAKAKQTKVARELKYNSGGFDANRLSSELGVSPVPSINPEPVEDEEDEDDPYAAYADYYADEDEDDEEAGAGQHQARRRA, from the coding sequence ATGGGGCGCGGCCGGGCCAAGGCCAAGCAGACGAAGGTTGCCCGCGAGCTGAAGTACAACAGCGGCGGCTTCGACGCTAACCGTCTGTCCAGCGAGCTGGGCGTTTCACCCGTTCCTTCGATCAACCCTGAGCCGGTTGAGGACGAAGAGGACGAGGACGATCCCTACGCGGCGTACGCGGATTACTACGCCGACGAGGACGAAGACGACGAGGAGGCGGGCGCAGGTCAACACCAAGCCCGCCGCCGCGCGTAG
- a CDS encoding Glu/Leu/Phe/Val dehydrogenase dimerization domain-containing protein yields the protein MTDVRTVSATHPAPGVLSRIFRTEQDGAPGDGHEQVVLCHDRSSGLKAIIAIHSTALGPALGGTRFHQYASEEEALEDALRLSRGMSYKNALAGLDLGGGKAVIIGDPTAKAEGGDKSEALLRAYGRFVQSLAGRYITACDVGTYVQDMDIVARECDYVTGRSPENGGAGDSSVLTAFGVFQGMRASAQARWGAPTLRGKRVGVAGVGKVGHYLVGHLVADGATVVITDVSETALNRVRAAHPDVEVVADSKALLAASLDVYAPCALGGALDDETVGALTAAGTSVVCGAANNQLAHPGVEKDLADRGILYAPDYLVNSGGVIQVADEIDGFNFERAKNKATKIFDTTLEIFTRAASDGVPPAVAADRLAERRMREISTLRSILLPGARRA from the coding sequence GTGACCGACGTACGCACCGTATCCGCGACGCACCCCGCACCAGGCGTGCTGAGCCGGATCTTCCGTACTGAGCAGGACGGCGCCCCCGGCGACGGGCACGAGCAGGTCGTGCTCTGCCACGACCGGTCCTCGGGCCTCAAGGCGATCATCGCCATTCACTCCACCGCGCTGGGCCCCGCCCTCGGCGGCACCCGCTTCCACCAGTACGCCTCCGAGGAGGAGGCCCTGGAGGACGCCCTGCGCCTCTCCCGCGGCATGAGCTACAAGAACGCCCTCGCCGGGCTCGACCTCGGCGGCGGCAAGGCCGTGATCATCGGCGACCCGACGGCCAAGGCCGAGGGCGGCGACAAGTCCGAGGCCCTGCTGCGCGCCTACGGCCGCTTCGTGCAGTCCCTGGCGGGCCGCTACATCACCGCCTGCGACGTGGGCACCTACGTCCAGGACATGGACATCGTGGCCCGCGAGTGCGACTACGTCACCGGCCGCTCCCCCGAGAACGGCGGCGCCGGCGACTCCTCGGTGCTGACCGCCTTCGGCGTCTTCCAGGGCATGCGGGCCTCGGCCCAGGCCCGCTGGGGCGCGCCGACGCTGCGCGGCAAGCGGGTCGGTGTCGCAGGCGTCGGCAAGGTCGGCCACTACCTGGTCGGCCACCTGGTGGCGGACGGCGCGACCGTCGTCATCACCGACGTCTCGGAGACCGCGCTGAACCGGGTCCGGGCCGCCCACCCGGACGTCGAGGTGGTCGCCGACTCCAAGGCCCTGCTCGCGGCCTCCCTGGACGTCTACGCCCCCTGCGCCCTGGGCGGCGCGCTGGACGACGAGACGGTGGGCGCGCTGACCGCCGCCGGCACCTCGGTGGTCTGCGGCGCGGCCAACAACCAGCTGGCCCACCCGGGCGTCGAGAAGGACCTCGCCGACCGCGGCATCCTCTACGCGCCCGACTACCTGGTGAACTCCGGCGGGGTGATCCAGGTGGCCGACGAGATCGACGGCTTCAACTTCGAGCGCGCCAAGAACAAGGCCACCAAGATCTTCGACACCACCCTGGAGATCTTCACCCGGGCCGCCTCCGACGGGGTCCCGCCGGCCGTGGCCGCCGACCGCCTCGCCGAGCGCCGGATGCGCGAGATCAGCACGCTGCGCTCGATCCTGCTGCCGGGCGCCCGCCGGGCCTGA
- the bldC gene encoding developmental transcriptional regulator BldC: MTARTPDAEPLLTPAEVATMFRVDPKTVTRWAKAGKLTSIRTLGGHRRYREAEVRALLAGIPAQRTEV, translated from the coding sequence ATGACCGCTCGTACACCTGACGCTGAGCCACTGCTGACGCCGGCAGAGGTCGCCACCATGTTCCGCGTAGACCCCAAGACGGTCACGCGTTGGGCCAAGGCGGGCAAGCTCACGTCCATTCGCACACTCGGCGGGCACCGCCGTTACCGGGAGGCGGAGGTGCGTGCTCTGCTGGCCGGGATTCCCGCTCAGCGCACCGAGGTCTGA
- the hrpA gene encoding ATP-dependent RNA helicase HrpA: MPELSSPVVQPTEAPTIGELAARLPELTLRDQQRIGRRLDGARRVRKPEAQQKIASELAAELDRAELRVEQRRAAVPAISYPAELPVSQKKDDILAAIRDHQVVIVAGETGSGKTTQIPKICLELGRGIKGLIGHTQPRRIAARTVADRVAEELHTPLGEAVGWKVRFTDQVGPDTLVKLMTDGILLAEIQTDRELRQYDTLIIDEAHERSLNIDFILGYVKQLLPRRPDLKVVITSATIDPERFAQHFGDAPIIEVSGRTYPVEVRYRPVLDEDDDGEDGGDVDRDRDQIQAICEAAQELQAEGPGDILVFLSGEREIRDTADALDKLKLRFTEILPLYARLSSAEQHKVFQRSGSRRIVLATNVAETSLTVPGIKYVIDPGTARISRYSHRTKVQRLPIEAVSQASANQRKGRCGRTSDGICIRLYSEEDFLSRPEFTDAEILRTNLASVILQMTAAGLGDIAAFPFLDPPDSRNIKDGVSLLHELGALDPNEKDHRKRLTPLGRKLAQLPVDPRLARMVLEADKNGCVRDVMVIAAALSIQDPRERPTEKRQVADERHRRFNSETSDFLSYLAMWRYVREQQKELSSSAFRRMCKAEFLNYLRIREWQDIYTQLRTVAKQLGVTIEEPHPDAEPDADRIHQSLLAGLLSHLGLYDVEKREYGGARGARFAVFPGSGLFKKPPRWVMSAELVETSRLWARINAKIEPEWVEPLAEHLTKRTYSEPHWEKKAGAVLAFERVTLYGMPIVAQRKVNFGRIDAELCRELFIRNALVEGDWETHHDFFAANRKLLQEVEELENRARRRDIMVDDQTLFDFYDQRLPEDIVSTRHFDSWWKKTRHDQPDLLNFEKSMLINDSADGVTEADYPDYWQQGKLRFQLTYQFEPGSDADGVTVHIPLPVLNQVTSEGFDWQIPGLRGELVTAYIRALPKAVRRNFVPAPDFAKAALREVKDRQEPLLPTLERILHRMSGIAIPADSWDDERVPDHLKVTFRVVDGKRKLAESKDLEELRLQLKPKLKETLSTAASGQGIEQTGLTAWPTSLPVLQRTFEQRTRGHSLRAYPALVDEGATVAVRLFDTPEAQQQAMWRGTRRLLTLAVNSPAKSIQGRLGNQAKLALSYNPHGSIPALFEDVVNCATDRLMALNGGPAWDEAAYTKLYDKVRADLYELSADTTLKTAGALIAFHRAANRLKSVSSPVLLSAVNDVKLHLTSLVHPGFVTDTGWQRLPDLKRYLLAVDRRLEALPNHPQRDLQQLLKVQEVQRAYGELLAGVPAGREPSAEVRQIRWMIEELRVSFFAQGLGTPTPVSEKRIMRAMDAAAATL; this comes from the coding sequence ATGCCCGAGTTGAGTTCTCCCGTAGTCCAGCCGACCGAGGCACCCACCATCGGGGAGCTGGCCGCCCGTCTGCCCGAGTTGACGCTGCGCGACCAGCAGCGGATCGGCCGCCGACTGGACGGCGCGCGGCGGGTCCGCAAGCCCGAGGCCCAGCAGAAGATCGCCAGCGAGCTCGCGGCCGAGCTCGACCGGGCCGAGCTGCGGGTGGAGCAGCGCCGGGCCGCCGTGCCGGCCATCAGCTATCCCGCCGAGCTCCCGGTCAGCCAGAAGAAGGACGACATCCTGGCCGCCATCCGCGATCACCAGGTGGTGATCGTGGCCGGCGAGACCGGGTCCGGCAAGACCACCCAGATCCCCAAGATCTGCCTGGAGCTGGGCCGCGGGATCAAGGGCCTGATCGGCCACACCCAGCCCCGCCGGATCGCCGCCCGTACGGTGGCCGACCGGGTCGCCGAGGAGCTGCACACGCCGCTGGGCGAGGCCGTCGGCTGGAAGGTCCGGTTCACCGACCAGGTCGGCCCGGACACCCTGGTCAAGCTGATGACGGACGGCATCCTGCTCGCCGAGATCCAGACCGACCGCGAGCTGCGCCAGTACGACACCCTGATCATCGACGAGGCGCACGAGCGCAGCCTCAACATCGACTTCATCCTCGGCTACGTCAAGCAGCTGCTCCCGCGCCGGCCCGACCTCAAGGTCGTGATCACCTCCGCGACCATCGACCCCGAGCGCTTCGCCCAGCACTTCGGCGACGCACCGATCATCGAGGTCTCCGGCCGCACCTACCCGGTCGAGGTCCGCTACCGGCCCGTCCTGGACGAGGACGACGACGGCGAGGACGGCGGCGACGTCGACCGCGACCGCGACCAGATCCAGGCGATCTGCGAGGCGGCCCAGGAGCTGCAGGCCGAGGGGCCCGGCGACATCCTGGTCTTCCTCTCCGGCGAGCGCGAGATCCGCGACACGGCCGATGCGCTGGACAAGCTGAAACTCAGGTTCACCGAGATCCTGCCGCTCTACGCCCGGCTGAGCTCCGCCGAGCAGCACAAGGTCTTCCAGCGCTCGGGCAGCCGCCGGATCGTGCTTGCCACCAACGTCGCCGAGACCTCGCTGACCGTCCCGGGCATCAAGTACGTGATCGACCCGGGCACCGCGCGGATCTCCCGCTACAGCCATCGCACCAAGGTCCAGCGGCTGCCCATCGAGGCGGTCAGCCAGGCCAGCGCCAACCAGCGCAAGGGCCGCTGCGGCCGTACCTCGGACGGCATCTGCATCCGGCTCTACTCCGAGGAGGACTTCCTCTCCCGCCCGGAGTTCACCGACGCCGAGATCCTGCGCACCAACCTCGCCTCGGTCATCCTGCAGATGACGGCGGCCGGCCTCGGCGACATCGCGGCCTTCCCCTTCCTCGACCCGCCGGACTCGCGCAACATCAAGGACGGCGTCAGCCTGCTGCACGAGCTGGGCGCGCTGGACCCGAACGAGAAGGACCACCGCAAGCGGCTCACCCCGCTGGGCCGCAAGCTCGCCCAGCTGCCGGTCGACCCGCGCCTCGCCCGGATGGTGCTGGAGGCCGACAAGAACGGCTGCGTCCGGGACGTGATGGTGATCGCCGCGGCGCTCTCTATCCAGGACCCGCGCGAACGGCCCACCGAGAAGCGCCAGGTGGCCGACGAGCGGCACCGCCGCTTCAACTCCGAGACCTCCGACTTCCTCTCCTATCTGGCGATGTGGCGCTACGTCAGGGAGCAGCAGAAGGAGCTGTCCTCCTCGGCGTTCCGACGGATGTGCAAAGCTGAGTTCCTCAACTACCTGCGGATACGGGAGTGGCAGGACATCTACACCCAACTGCGCACCGTCGCCAAGCAGTTGGGCGTCACCATCGAGGAGCCGCACCCGGATGCCGAGCCGGACGCCGACCGGATCCACCAGTCGCTGCTGGCCGGCCTGCTCTCGCACCTGGGCCTCTACGACGTCGAGAAGCGCGAGTACGGCGGTGCGCGCGGTGCCCGCTTCGCGGTCTTCCCCGGTTCGGGGCTCTTCAAGAAGCCGCCGCGCTGGGTGATGTCGGCCGAGCTGGTGGAGACCTCGCGGCTGTGGGCCCGGATCAACGCCAAGATCGAGCCGGAGTGGGTCGAGCCGCTCGCCGAGCACCTCACCAAGCGCACCTACAGCGAGCCGCACTGGGAGAAGAAGGCCGGCGCCGTGCTGGCCTTCGAGCGGGTGACCCTCTACGGGATGCCGATCGTCGCCCAGCGCAAGGTCAACTTCGGCCGGATCGACGCCGAGCTCTGCCGCGAGCTGTTCATCCGCAACGCCCTGGTCGAGGGCGACTGGGAGACCCACCACGACTTCTTCGCCGCCAACCGCAAGCTGCTCCAGGAGGTGGAGGAGCTGGAGAACCGTGCCCGGCGGCGCGACATCATGGTCGACGACCAGACCCTCTTCGACTTCTACGACCAGCGGCTGCCCGAGGACATCGTCTCCACCCGGCACTTCGACTCCTGGTGGAAGAAGACCCGGCACGACCAGCCCGACCTGCTCAACTTCGAGAAGTCGATGCTGATCAACGACTCCGCCGACGGGGTCACCGAGGCCGACTACCCGGACTACTGGCAGCAGGGCAAGCTCCGCTTCCAGCTCACCTACCAGTTCGAGCCGGGTAGCGACGCGGACGGCGTGACCGTGCACATCCCGCTGCCGGTGCTCAACCAGGTCACCTCCGAGGGCTTCGACTGGCAGATCCCGGGCCTGCGCGGCGAGCTGGTGACCGCCTACATCCGCGCCCTGCCCAAGGCGGTCCGGCGCAACTTCGTGCCCGCCCCGGACTTCGCCAAGGCGGCGCTGCGCGAGGTGAAGGACCGCCAGGAGCCGCTGCTGCCCACCCTGGAGCGGATCCTGCACCGGATGTCGGGCATCGCCATCCCGGCCGACTCCTGGGACGACGAGCGGGTCCCGGACCACCTCAAGGTGACCTTCCGCGTGGTGGACGGCAAGCGCAAGCTCGCCGAGTCCAAGGACCTGGAGGAGCTGCGGCTCCAGCTCAAGCCCAAGCTCAAGGAGACGCTCTCCACGGCCGCCTCCGGCCAGGGCATCGAGCAGACCGGCCTGACCGCCTGGCCGACCTCGCTGCCCGTGCTGCAGCGCACCTTCGAGCAGCGCACCCGCGGCCACTCGCTGCGCGCCTACCCGGCGCTGGTGGACGAGGGCGCCACGGTCGCCGTCCGGCTCTTCGACACCCCCGAGGCGCAGCAGCAGGCGATGTGGCGCGGCACCCGCCGGCTGCTGACGCTGGCCGTCAACTCGCCCGCCAAGTCGATCCAGGGACGGCTGGGCAACCAGGCGAAGCTGGCACTCTCCTACAACCCGCACGGTTCGATCCCCGCGCTGTTCGAGGACGTCGTCAACTGCGCCACCGACCGGCTGATGGCCCTCAACGGCGGCCCAGCCTGGGACGAGGCGGCCTACACCAAGCTGTACGACAAGGTCCGCGCCGACCTCTACGAGCTGTCGGCCGACACCACCCTCAAGACGGCCGGCGCCCTGATCGCCTTTCACCGGGCTGCCAACCGGCTGAAGTCGGTCAGCAGCCCGGTGCTGCTGAGCGCGGTGAACGACGTCAAGCTGCACCTCACCTCGCTGGTGCATCCGGGCTTCGTCACCGACACCGGCTGGCAGCGGCTGCCGGACCTGAAGCGCTACCTGCTGGCGGTGGACCGCCGCCTGGAGGCGTTGCCCAACCACCCCCAGCGCGACCTGCAGCAGCTGCTCAAGGTCCAGGAGGTGCAACGGGCCTACGGCGAGCTGCTGGCCGGCGTCCCGGCCGGGCGGGAGCCCTCGGCCGAGGTGCGGCAGATCCGCTGGATGATCGAGGAGCTGCGGGTGAGCTTCTTCGCCCAGGGTCTCGGCACGCCGACGCCGGTCTCGGAGAAGCGGATCATGCGCGCCATGGACGCGGCGGCGGCCACGCTCTGA
- a CDS encoding glycosyltransferase family 2 protein: MAPRLSVVVPIYNVVPYLEECLDSIAAQTFGDFECVLVDDGSTDDSAAIARAYAAKDDRFRLVEQQNQGLGAARNTGWRHLAEGTEYLAFVDSDDTLPPGAYELMISTLDESGSDFACGNALRFRAAGYYQSPAHSKPFKETRLRTHVSEVPALVTDRTAWNKVYRRSFFDAAGVLYPEGILYEDAPVSVPLHYLAEAVDVLSEPIYHWRVREGGTVSITQMRTDPKGLIDRVRSMELVREWLLARPEPRFGEYLRSYDRNCLVEEIPMFFWSVPDGDPAYRAAYQEHVSRLLRAIGSEQLGGLSEQLRLKYRLTLANRMETFVLLQRLHRLYRRRPRLGGGPAAGQPVMIQQA; encoded by the coding sequence ATGGCACCCCGCCTCTCCGTCGTCGTCCCGATCTACAACGTGGTGCCCTACCTGGAGGAGTGCCTGGACTCGATCGCCGCCCAGACCTTCGGCGACTTCGAGTGCGTGCTGGTCGACGACGGCTCGACCGACGACAGCGCGGCCATCGCGCGGGCCTATGCCGCCAAGGACGACCGGTTCCGGCTGGTCGAGCAGCAGAACCAGGGCCTGGGGGCGGCGCGCAACACCGGCTGGCGCCACCTGGCCGAGGGCACCGAGTACCTGGCCTTCGTGGACAGTGACGACACCCTGCCGCCCGGCGCGTACGAGCTGATGATCTCCACGCTGGACGAGAGCGGGTCGGACTTCGCCTGCGGGAACGCGCTGCGCTTCCGGGCGGCCGGGTACTACCAGTCGCCCGCGCACAGCAAGCCGTTCAAGGAGACCCGGCTGCGGACCCATGTGAGCGAGGTCCCGGCGCTGGTCACCGACCGCACCGCGTGGAACAAGGTCTACCGCCGCAGCTTCTTCGACGCGGCCGGCGTGCTCTACCCCGAGGGCATCCTGTACGAGGACGCCCCGGTCAGCGTGCCGCTGCACTACCTCGCCGAGGCCGTGGACGTCCTCTCCGAGCCGATCTACCACTGGCGTGTGCGCGAGGGCGGCACGGTGTCGATCACGCAGATGAGGACCGACCCCAAGGGCCTGATCGACCGGGTCCGGTCGATGGAGCTGGTGCGGGAGTGGCTGCTCGCCCGCCCCGAGCCGAGGTTCGGCGAGTACCTGCGGTCGTACGACCGGAACTGCCTGGTCGAGGAGATCCCGATGTTCTTCTGGTCGGTGCCGGACGGCGACCCGGCCTACCGCGCGGCCTACCAGGAGCACGTCAGCCGGCTGCTGCGGGCGATCGGCTCCGAGCAGCTCGGCGGGCTGAGCGAGCAGCTGCGCCTCAAGTACCGTCTGACGCTGGCGAATCGAATGGAGACGTTCGTGCTGCTGCAGCGCCTGCACCGGCTGTACCGGCGCCGCCCGCGGCTGGGTGGCGGGCCGGCCGCCGGTCAGCCGGTGATGATCCAGCAGGCCTGA
- a CDS encoding nuclear transport factor 2 family protein translates to MTPRPPVPPFTAATALQKVQAAEDAWNTRDPERVALAYTPDCEWRNREVFLHGRQEITAFLRAKWARELDYRLRKELWAYTGDRISVRFEYEWHDAADQWWRSYGNEQWEFDANGLMRRRYASINDLPITAADRRLR, encoded by the coding sequence ATGACCCCCAGGCCGCCCGTCCCCCCGTTCACCGCCGCCACCGCGCTGCAGAAGGTCCAGGCCGCCGAGGACGCCTGGAACACCCGCGATCCCGAACGGGTCGCCCTCGCCTACACACCGGACTGCGAGTGGCGCAACCGCGAGGTCTTCCTGCACGGCCGCCAGGAGATCACCGCGTTTCTGCGCGCCAAGTGGGCCCGGGAGCTGGACTACCGCCTGCGCAAGGAACTCTGGGCCTACACGGGGGACAGGATCTCGGTGCGCTTCGAGTACGAGTGGCACGACGCCGCCGACCAGTGGTGGCGCAGCTACGGCAACGAGCAGTGGGAGTTCGACGCGAACGGCCTGATGCGCCGGCGCTACGCGAGCATCAACGACCTCCCGATCACTGCGGCTGATCGGCGGCTGCGGTAG
- a CDS encoding DJ-1/PfpI family protein, with product MTTALRPRVAVLAYDGVRLLDVAAPLEVFGTTGAYEVVLCSPGGAAVTASTGTVLAVAADAFAVRADTVVVPGSPCLPDGPVPDGLVGATVALAASASRVASVCTGAFVLAETGLLDGRRATTHWRHTAALARRYLRVTVEPDSIYVRDGHLVTSAGVSAGIDLALALVEDDLGPQAAREVARDLVVFMQRSGGQSQFSVPARTPRPRHDALRAALDAVAADPAADHSAAALGARVGLSARQLARLFRAQLDTTPSGYVEQMRLEAARGLLEAGESVTGAARRSGVGSDETLRRVFLKHLGVPPSTYAARFRSTR from the coding sequence ATGACCACTGCGCTCAGGCCCCGGGTCGCCGTGCTCGCGTACGACGGGGTCCGCCTGCTGGACGTGGCCGCGCCGCTGGAGGTGTTCGGCACCACCGGCGCGTACGAGGTCGTCCTTTGCTCTCCCGGCGGGGCCGCGGTCACCGCGTCGACCGGGACCGTCCTGGCGGTGGCGGCCGACGCCTTCGCCGTCCGGGCCGACACCGTGGTGGTGCCCGGCTCGCCGTGCCTCCCGGACGGGCCGGTGCCCGACGGGCTGGTCGGCGCGACCGTCGCGCTGGCGGCCTCGGCGAGCCGGGTCGCCTCCGTGTGCACCGGCGCGTTCGTACTGGCCGAGACCGGGCTGCTGGACGGCCGCCGCGCCACCACGCACTGGCGGCACACGGCGGCGCTGGCCCGGCGCTATCTGCGGGTCACGGTCGAGCCGGACTCGATCTACGTCCGGGACGGCCACCTGGTGACGTCGGCCGGGGTGAGCGCGGGCATCGACCTCGCGCTGGCGCTCGTCGAGGACGACCTCGGTCCGCAGGCCGCCCGCGAGGTAGCGCGTGACCTGGTGGTCTTCATGCAGCGGTCGGGCGGGCAGTCGCAGTTCTCGGTGCCGGCGCGGACTCCGCGCCCGCGTCACGACGCGCTGCGCGCCGCGCTCGACGCGGTGGCCGCCGACCCGGCTGCCGACCACTCGGCGGCGGCTCTCGGCGCGCGGGTCGGCCTGAGCGCGCGTCAGCTGGCCCGTCTGTTCCGGGCGCAGCTGGACACGACGCCGTCGGGCTACGTCGAGCAGATGCGCCTGGAGGCGGCGCGCGGGCTGCTGGAGGCGGGGGAGTCGGTGACGGGTGCGGCGCGGCGCTCGGGCGTGGGGAGCGACGAGACGCTGCGGCGGGTGTTCCTCAAGCACCTCGGCGTGCCGCCCTCGACGTACGCGGCGCGGTTCCGCAGCACGCGGTGA
- a CDS encoding TrmH family RNA methyltransferase — MLDRGHREGSHQGRGRALLAPEVSAGGGAARQVSSRNAQFQAWQALLTNRNKRQRLGLFLIHGVRPISLAVEYGWPLNQLLYAAGRRPSSWADDLIRRSGVPSTAVAPELLAELGERDSTAPELIAVGKLRPDHLDRLATGPGFLGVAFDRATNPGNIGALIRSADAFGGAGVIITGHAADLYDPKSVRASTGSMFRLPAVRVGAPGEVLDWVAAQRERGVPIKVVGTDEHGDTSIADCDLTGPVLLVVGNETVGMSRAWRELCDEVVSIPIGGAASSLNAASAGTLLLYEAARQRGFPSH; from the coding sequence ATGCTGGACAGGGGACACCGTGAGGGATCGCACCAGGGCCGGGGTAGGGCGCTGCTGGCGCCGGAGGTGTCCGCGGGCGGCGGCGCGGCGCGTCAAGTGTCCAGCCGGAACGCGCAGTTCCAGGCATGGCAGGCGCTGCTGACCAACCGGAACAAGCGCCAGCGGCTGGGACTGTTCCTCATCCACGGCGTGCGGCCCATCTCGCTGGCCGTCGAGTACGGCTGGCCGCTGAACCAGCTGCTCTACGCGGCCGGGCGCCGACCGTCCTCCTGGGCGGACGACCTCATCAGGAGGAGCGGCGTCCCGTCGACCGCGGTGGCCCCGGAGTTGCTCGCAGAGCTCGGCGAACGGGACTCCACCGCACCGGAGTTGATCGCCGTCGGCAAGCTGCGGCCGGATCACCTCGACCGGCTGGCGACAGGGCCCGGGTTCCTCGGCGTCGCCTTCGACCGGGCCACCAACCCCGGCAACATCGGCGCGCTGATCCGCTCCGCGGACGCGTTCGGCGGGGCGGGCGTGATCATCACCGGCCATGCGGCCGATCTCTACGACCCCAAGTCGGTCCGGGCCAGCACGGGTTCGATGTTCCGGCTGCCCGCGGTCCGCGTCGGGGCGCCCGGCGAGGTGCTGGACTGGGTGGCGGCACAGCGCGAGCGCGGGGTGCCGATCAAGGTCGTGGGCACCGACGAGCACGGTGACACCTCGATCGCCGACTGCGATCTCACCGGGCCCGTGCTCCTGGTGGTCGGCAACGAGACCGTCGGCATGAGCCGGGCGTGGCGCGAGCTCTGCGACGAGGTCGTCAGCATCCCGATCGGCGGCGCGGCCAGCTCGCTGAACGCCGCCTCCGCCGGCACCCTGCTGCTCTACGAGGCCGCCCGGCAGCGCGGATTCCCCTCCCACTGA
- a CDS encoding rRNA methyltransferase, translated as MGYRHVIVKADYADLASGAVLRSAPGFPAFPVRLTSEIFQRALALRGGDSPAVVWDPCCGSGYLLSVIGLLHRRAVSSVLASDLSAEALGLARENLSLLDPAALEARAKVLEEQAERFAKPSYLESADAARRLARTLTDDGGPLPAAVHRADAFDRGELAAAVAGAAPDIVVTDVPYGEQTEWLGAEGEAGVPEMLAAVASVLPGHAVLAVTVRGRKVPLGGVRPKESFKIGTRAVALLTADQLRD; from the coding sequence ATGGGATACCGGCACGTCATCGTCAAGGCCGACTACGCGGACCTCGCCAGCGGTGCCGTGCTGCGCTCTGCTCCGGGTTTCCCGGCCTTTCCGGTCCGGCTCACCTCGGAGATCTTCCAGCGTGCCCTGGCCCTGCGCGGCGGTGACTCGCCCGCGGTCGTCTGGGACCCCTGCTGCGGCAGCGGGTACCTCCTGTCGGTGATCGGGCTGCTGCACCGCCGAGCGGTCTCCTCCGTGCTGGCGAGCGACCTCTCGGCGGAGGCGCTCGGCCTGGCCCGGGAGAATCTGTCGCTGCTCGATCCGGCCGCCCTCGAAGCGCGGGCGAAGGTGCTGGAGGAGCAGGCCGAGCGGTTCGCCAAGCCCTCCTACCTGGAGTCCGCCGACGCCGCCCGCCGACTGGCCCGCACCTTGACCGACGACGGCGGCCCGCTGCCCGCCGCCGTCCACCGGGCCGACGCCTTCGACCGGGGCGAGCTCGCCGCGGCAGTGGCCGGCGCCGCCCCGGACATTGTGGTCACCGACGTCCCCTACGGGGAGCAGACCGAGTGGCTGGGCGCCGAGGGCGAGGCCGGCGTGCCCGAGATGCTCGCCGCGGTGGCCTCGGTGCTGCCCGGTCACGCGGTGCTCGCGGTGACGGTCCGCGGCCGCAAGGTGCCGCTGGGCGGGGTGCGCCCCAAGGAGTCCTTCAAGATCGGCACCCGCGCGGTCGCCCTACTGACCGCGGACCAGCTCCGCGACTGA